GCACAGGAATCCGGTCCAGGAGTCCTTCGCCCGAGTAGAGAACTCCTATATGGGTCCCGTAGAACTTGTAGGAAGAACAGAGAAGAAAATCCACCCCGAGGGTCTGGACATCAACGGGAAAATGCGGGACATAATGGACGGCATCGACAAGGAGCCAGGCTCCCGCCTTGTGAGTCATTTCCCTGGCGAGAGCCACATTGTTGACGGTACCAAGGGCGTTTGACGAATAACCCATCGCGACAAGCCGCGTGTTCTCGTTGATCTTGGCGGCGAAATCATCGTAATCCAGCGTGCCGTCGGGAAGGAGAGCAACCTCCCTGACAACTACCCCTTCGTCCCTGAGTGAAAGCCAAGGTCCCCTGTTGGCTTCATGGTCGAGTTGAGTTATCAACACCTCATCGCCGGGTAAAAGGATCTTGCCTATTCCCCGGCTAAGGGAGAAGTTCAGGCTGGTCATATTGTGCCCGAAAGAGATATGCTTACCCCCGTCCGCGCCCAGGTAGGTGGCCACGGTTTCCCTCGTGTCCTCGATGATCTTGTCCGTCTCATTGGTGGTCACAAAAAAACCGTGGGTATTGGAGTTACAGGTATGGTAGTAAGATGTTACGGCATCTATAACCGACTGGGGGACCTGGGTGCCTCCGGGACCATCGAGAAAAGCCAGGGGGTAACCGTTATGGACCCTCAAGAGGGCGGGAAAATCCTTTCTCCGTTCTGGTATGTCCATGTACCTGGCATCGATCTTCATCGACAACGTACCTCCTTTAATAATTATCTTTGAAAAGGGAAATCGGAATGCCTCACTCAACCCTTTATAACGCATCCGTTCTCAAACGCAAATAACTGCCCTGAATGTATCGGGGGACACAGGGGCAAAAGGAATCACCGGGGAGGTTTTTTTATGAATGAACGAACGGGCAGGATCCTGGAATTTCTCATCACGATGGACAAGGCCAAGTCCGTCCTCAGGAAGGGTTACCTCGGAGATGCCAGCCGCCGGGAAAGCATTGCCGAACACATGTGGCACCTGGCACTTTGGGCAATGCTGCTCCGAGACGAGATCGGCTTCGAGGCTGACCTCCTGAGGACCCTGGAACTGGTCCTGACCCATGATCTCGTCGAGATTTACGCCGGTGACACCTACGCCTTCGACGAAGTCGGCGTGGCGGGCCAAAGGGAAAGGGAAGTAGTGGCGGCCGATAGGCTGTTTCCCTCTCTCCCCGACGATCTCGCCAGGAAATTCAGGAGTCTATGGGACGAATTCGAAGAGGGCAAAACCCCCGAATCCCGGTTTGCCCAG
The nucleotide sequence above comes from Thermovirga sp.. Encoded proteins:
- a CDS encoding HD domain-containing protein — its product is MNERTGRILEFLITMDKAKSVLRKGYLGDASRRESIAEHMWHLALWAMLLRDEIGFEADLLRTLELVLTHDLVEIYAGDTYAFDEVGVAGQREREVVAADRLFPSLPDDLARKFRSLWDEFEEGKTPESRFAQALDHLQGFTQNCISNGKSWKENGISRERTFLRT
- a CDS encoding cysteine desulfurase-like protein, which produces MDIPERRKDFPALLRVHNGYPLAFLDGPGGTQVPQSVIDAVTSYYHTCNSNTHGFFVTTNETDKIIEDTRETVATYLGADGGKHISFGHNMTSLNFSLSRGIGKILLPGDEVLITQLDHEANRGPWLSLRDEGVVVREVALLPDGTLDYDDFAAKINENTRLVAMGYSSNALGTVNNVALAREMTHKAGAWLLVDAVHYVPHFPVDVQTLGVDFLLCSSYKFYGTHIGVLYSGEGLLDRIPVHRLRTQEQHAPYRIETGTLNHAAIAGVKAAVEYISTLGVGDDLRSRIVTGMKRIGEYEHILGKEIYHGLREIKGVEVIGPDFDSGNRAPTVSFTMEGMNPIEVCRLLDQRGICAWDGHFYAVRPIEVLGLLEKGGVTRVGVSLYNTAEEVQRLLEAVNDIAKGTLRED